In one Platichthys flesus chromosome 3, fPlaFle2.1, whole genome shotgun sequence genomic region, the following are encoded:
- the poli gene encoding DNA polymerase iota isoform X3, which produces MSVIDAKEKCPQLVLVKGEDLTHYREMSYKVTELLMSYCPLVERLGFDENFMDITEMVERRLMQTPDLNNFSFTGHVYNHISINVKASDHPRMALGSHIAAELREAIHSKLGLTGCAGIATNKLLAKLVSGAFKPNQQTTLLPENLCDIIGSLSSLRKVPGIGHQTAKRLQALGLVSIQDLQSFPLKDLVSEFGGPSAQRMKNLVIAVDDSPVTPTGAPQSLSDEDSFKKITSTKDVLQKIQQLLSSLVERMNKDGRQPLTFRLTIRRYSPTNKWFSRESRQCPIPNHIGQKIPSGSRDDAVLQLVPLAMKLFHKMVDSNAPFHLTLINVCFSNLQTRGAAVSGKGSITSFFSHGTSPRKTQTSSSQSQQNDSSQAADSHCMDPQFSMHNMVTQHTSQMTVTTESPSSFEAALHGSRWKQSSVVAVKDTPLQTACRAARSDSDETSNTVTHRLPPNVDPEVFELLPKEIQVELLSPAYVNSFPSTSTSSSAPATVPDVPHIQKAPSPEPSQPFTENIEGAVEELDPPCRATTVNNQRPLATSAFPVKEEGRLSFLESSDCKFPVDVDPEVFSELPPDVQRELMSEWKQQKPVLKTPSSRKPGRKTKDRKAAGKGGQANSLFKYFKPT; this is translated from the exons ATGTCTGTGATTGATGCAAAGGAGAAATGTCCTCAGCTGGTGCTGGTTAAAGGAGAAGACTTGACACACTACAGAGAAATGTCCTATAAGGTGACAG AGCTCCTGATGTCCTACTGTCCACTAGTCGAGAGGCTTGGATTTGATGAAAACTTCATGGATATCACAGAGATGGTAGAAAGACGGCTGATGCAGACGCCAGACCTGAACAACTTTTCATTTACAGGACACGTCTACAACCACATCA GTATAAATGTAAAAGCCAGTGACCACCCGAGGATGGCTTTAGGTTCACACATTGCAGCAGAGCTGAGAGAAGCCATCCACAGCAAACTGGGTCTGACTGGCTGTGCTGGCATTGCCACAAATAAGCTCCTGGCCAAACTGGTGTCTGGCGCCTTCAAACCCAATCAGCAGACAACGCTGCTGCCGGAAAACCTCTGTGACATCATAGGCTCCCTGAGCAGTCTCCGCAAAGTACCAG GGATAGGTCACCAAACTGCTAAAAGACTTCAAGCCCTGGGATTGGTCAGCATCCAAGACCTACAGAGCTTCCCATTGAAAGACTTGGTGAGCGAGTTTGGAGGTCCCAGTGCTCAGCGCATGAAGAATCTGGTCATTGCCGTTGATGACTCCCCTGTCACTCCTACTGGGGCCCCTCAG TCTCTCAGTGATGAAGACTCCTTCAAAAAAATCACATCGACTAAAGATGTTTTGCAAAAGATTCAGCAGCTCTTGAGCAGCCTGGTGGAAAG GATGAACAAAGACGGAAGGCAGCCTCTAACCTTCCGGCTCACCATCCGTAGATACTCGCCAACCAACAAGTGGTTCAGTCGCGAGAGCCGTCAGTGTCCGATCCCCAACCACATTGGCCAGAAGATCCCCTCTG GAAGCAGAGATGATGCTGTGCTCCAGCTGGTCCCACTGGCCATGAAGCTTTTCCACAAGATGGTGGACAGCAACGCCCCCTTCCACCTCACCCTGATCAACGTGTGCTTCAGTAACCTGCAGACCAGGGGAGCAGCCGTCAGCGGGAAGGGTTCCATAACATCTTTCTTCTCACATGGCACTTCTCCGAGAAAAACACAGACCAGCTCGTCACAAAGTCAG CAGAATGATTCCTCTCAGGCAGCGGACAGTCACTGCATGGATCCTCAATTCAGCATGCACAACATGGTTACACAACACACCTCACAAATGACAGTAACCACAGAAAGCCCTTCCAGCTTTGAGGCAGCATTACACGGATCCAGATGGAAACAAAgctctgttgttgctgttaaAGACACTCCACTTCAGACAGCATGCCGCGCAGCAAGGTCAGACTCTGACGAAACGAGCAACACCGTGACTCACCGATTGCCCCCGAATGTTGACCCAGAAGTGTTCGAGCTTCTCCCTAAGGAGATCCAGGTGGAGCTGTTGTCTCCTGCCTACGTAAACTCCTTTCCCAGCACTTCTACGAGCTCCTCAGCACCAGCCACAGTCCCTGATGTCCCCCACATCCAAAAAGCCCCATCACCAGAACCTTCACAGCCTTTTACAGAAAATATTGAAGGGGCCGTAGAAGAATTGGATCCTCCTTGCAGAGCGACCACAGTGAATAATCAGAGGCCTCTGGCCACAAGTGCATTTCCAGTAAAGGAAGAAGGGAGACTGTCATTCCTTGAGTCTTCTGACTGCAAATTCCCGGTAGATGTGGACCCTGAGGTCTTTTCTGAGCTTCCGC
- the poli gene encoding DNA polymerase iota isoform X1, whose amino-acid sequence MGESEEELEEDDTEWRSSFLDSAAAPAAPAAAPGPSLCKQSAATSAHRVILHFDLDCFYAQVEMIRNPALREVPLGIQQKYIIVTCNYVARDLGLTKLMSVIDAKEKCPQLVLVKGEDLTHYREMSYKVTELLMSYCPLVERLGFDENFMDITEMVERRLMQTPDLNNFSFTGHVYNHISINVKASDHPRMALGSHIAAELREAIHSKLGLTGCAGIATNKLLAKLVSGAFKPNQQTTLLPENLCDIIGSLSSLRKVPGIGHQTAKRLQALGLVSIQDLQSFPLKDLVSEFGGPSAQRMKNLVIAVDDSPVTPTGAPQSLSDEDSFKKITSTKDVLQKIQQLLSSLVERMNKDGRQPLTFRLTIRRYSPTNKWFSRESRQCPIPNHIGQKIPSGSRDDAVLQLVPLAMKLFHKMVDSNAPFHLTLINVCFSNLQTRGAAVSGKGSITSFFSHGTSPRKTQTSSSQSQQNDSSQAADSHCMDPQFSMHNMVTQHTSQMTVTTESPSSFEAALHGSRWKQSSVVAVKDTPLQTACRAARSDSDETSNTVTHRLPPNVDPEVFELLPKEIQVELLSPAYVNSFPSTSTSSSAPATVPDVPHIQKAPSPEPSQPFTENIEGAVEELDPPCRATTVNNQRPLATSAFPVKEEGRLSFLESSDCKFPVDVDPEVFSELPPDVQRELMSEWKQQKPVLKTPSSRKPGRKTKDRKAAGKGGQANSLFKYFKPT is encoded by the exons ATGGGGGaaagtgaggaggagctggaggaggatgacACCGAGTGGAGGAGCAGTTTCCTGGACtcggctgctgctcctgctgctcctgctgctgctccgg GTCCAAGCCTGTGTAAGCAATCAGCAGCGACCTCTGCACACAGAGTCATTCTGCATTTTGACCTGGACTGCTTCTACGCTCAGGTGGAGATGATCAGAAACCCGGCACTGAGAGAAGTCCCTCTAG GTATCCAGCAGAAATACATCATAGTCACCTGCAACTACGTGGCAAGAGACCTGGGTCTCACCAAACTGATGTCTGTGATTGATGCAAAGGAGAAATGTCCTCAGCTGGTGCTGGTTAAAGGAGAAGACTTGACACACTACAGAGAAATGTCCTATAAGGTGACAG AGCTCCTGATGTCCTACTGTCCACTAGTCGAGAGGCTTGGATTTGATGAAAACTTCATGGATATCACAGAGATGGTAGAAAGACGGCTGATGCAGACGCCAGACCTGAACAACTTTTCATTTACAGGACACGTCTACAACCACATCA GTATAAATGTAAAAGCCAGTGACCACCCGAGGATGGCTTTAGGTTCACACATTGCAGCAGAGCTGAGAGAAGCCATCCACAGCAAACTGGGTCTGACTGGCTGTGCTGGCATTGCCACAAATAAGCTCCTGGCCAAACTGGTGTCTGGCGCCTTCAAACCCAATCAGCAGACAACGCTGCTGCCGGAAAACCTCTGTGACATCATAGGCTCCCTGAGCAGTCTCCGCAAAGTACCAG GGATAGGTCACCAAACTGCTAAAAGACTTCAAGCCCTGGGATTGGTCAGCATCCAAGACCTACAGAGCTTCCCATTGAAAGACTTGGTGAGCGAGTTTGGAGGTCCCAGTGCTCAGCGCATGAAGAATCTGGTCATTGCCGTTGATGACTCCCCTGTCACTCCTACTGGGGCCCCTCAG TCTCTCAGTGATGAAGACTCCTTCAAAAAAATCACATCGACTAAAGATGTTTTGCAAAAGATTCAGCAGCTCTTGAGCAGCCTGGTGGAAAG GATGAACAAAGACGGAAGGCAGCCTCTAACCTTCCGGCTCACCATCCGTAGATACTCGCCAACCAACAAGTGGTTCAGTCGCGAGAGCCGTCAGTGTCCGATCCCCAACCACATTGGCCAGAAGATCCCCTCTG GAAGCAGAGATGATGCTGTGCTCCAGCTGGTCCCACTGGCCATGAAGCTTTTCCACAAGATGGTGGACAGCAACGCCCCCTTCCACCTCACCCTGATCAACGTGTGCTTCAGTAACCTGCAGACCAGGGGAGCAGCCGTCAGCGGGAAGGGTTCCATAACATCTTTCTTCTCACATGGCACTTCTCCGAGAAAAACACAGACCAGCTCGTCACAAAGTCAG CAGAATGATTCCTCTCAGGCAGCGGACAGTCACTGCATGGATCCTCAATTCAGCATGCACAACATGGTTACACAACACACCTCACAAATGACAGTAACCACAGAAAGCCCTTCCAGCTTTGAGGCAGCATTACACGGATCCAGATGGAAACAAAgctctgttgttgctgttaaAGACACTCCACTTCAGACAGCATGCCGCGCAGCAAGGTCAGACTCTGACGAAACGAGCAACACCGTGACTCACCGATTGCCCCCGAATGTTGACCCAGAAGTGTTCGAGCTTCTCCCTAAGGAGATCCAGGTGGAGCTGTTGTCTCCTGCCTACGTAAACTCCTTTCCCAGCACTTCTACGAGCTCCTCAGCACCAGCCACAGTCCCTGATGTCCCCCACATCCAAAAAGCCCCATCACCAGAACCTTCACAGCCTTTTACAGAAAATATTGAAGGGGCCGTAGAAGAATTGGATCCTCCTTGCAGAGCGACCACAGTGAATAATCAGAGGCCTCTGGCCACAAGTGCATTTCCAGTAAAGGAAGAAGGGAGACTGTCATTCCTTGAGTCTTCTGACTGCAAATTCCCGGTAGATGTGGACCCTGAGGTCTTTTCTGAGCTTCCGC
- the poli gene encoding DNA polymerase iota isoform X2: protein MGESEEELEEDDTEWRSSFLDSAAAPAAPAAAPGPSLCKQSAATSAHRVILHFDLDCFYAQVEMIRNPALREVPLGIQQKYIIVTCNYVARDLGLTKLMSVIDAKEKCPQLVLVKGEDLTHYREMSYKVTELLMSYCPLVERLGFDENFMDITEMVERRLMQTPDLNNFSFTGHVYNHISINVKASDHPRMALGSHIAAELREAIHSKLGLTGCAGIATNKLLAKLVSGAFKPNQQTTLLPENLCDIIGSLSSLRKVPGIGHQTAKRLQALGLVSIQDLQSFPLKDLVSEFGGPSAQRMKNLVIAVDDSPVTPTGAPQSLSDEDSFKKITSTKDVLQKIQQLLSSLVERMNKDGRQPLTFRLTIRRYSPTNKWFSRESRQCPIPNHIGQKIPSGSRDDAVLQLVPLAMKLFHKMVDSNAPFHLTLINVCFSNLQTRGAAVSGKGSITSFFSHGTSPRKTQTSSSQSQNDSSQAADSHCMDPQFSMHNMVTQHTSQMTVTTESPSSFEAALHGSRWKQSSVVAVKDTPLQTACRAARSDSDETSNTVTHRLPPNVDPEVFELLPKEIQVELLSPAYVNSFPSTSTSSSAPATVPDVPHIQKAPSPEPSQPFTENIEGAVEELDPPCRATTVNNQRPLATSAFPVKEEGRLSFLESSDCKFPVDVDPEVFSELPPDVQRELMSEWKQQKPVLKTPSSRKPGRKTKDRKAAGKGGQANSLFKYFKPT from the exons ATGGGGGaaagtgaggaggagctggaggaggatgacACCGAGTGGAGGAGCAGTTTCCTGGACtcggctgctgctcctgctgctcctgctgctgctccgg GTCCAAGCCTGTGTAAGCAATCAGCAGCGACCTCTGCACACAGAGTCATTCTGCATTTTGACCTGGACTGCTTCTACGCTCAGGTGGAGATGATCAGAAACCCGGCACTGAGAGAAGTCCCTCTAG GTATCCAGCAGAAATACATCATAGTCACCTGCAACTACGTGGCAAGAGACCTGGGTCTCACCAAACTGATGTCTGTGATTGATGCAAAGGAGAAATGTCCTCAGCTGGTGCTGGTTAAAGGAGAAGACTTGACACACTACAGAGAAATGTCCTATAAGGTGACAG AGCTCCTGATGTCCTACTGTCCACTAGTCGAGAGGCTTGGATTTGATGAAAACTTCATGGATATCACAGAGATGGTAGAAAGACGGCTGATGCAGACGCCAGACCTGAACAACTTTTCATTTACAGGACACGTCTACAACCACATCA GTATAAATGTAAAAGCCAGTGACCACCCGAGGATGGCTTTAGGTTCACACATTGCAGCAGAGCTGAGAGAAGCCATCCACAGCAAACTGGGTCTGACTGGCTGTGCTGGCATTGCCACAAATAAGCTCCTGGCCAAACTGGTGTCTGGCGCCTTCAAACCCAATCAGCAGACAACGCTGCTGCCGGAAAACCTCTGTGACATCATAGGCTCCCTGAGCAGTCTCCGCAAAGTACCAG GGATAGGTCACCAAACTGCTAAAAGACTTCAAGCCCTGGGATTGGTCAGCATCCAAGACCTACAGAGCTTCCCATTGAAAGACTTGGTGAGCGAGTTTGGAGGTCCCAGTGCTCAGCGCATGAAGAATCTGGTCATTGCCGTTGATGACTCCCCTGTCACTCCTACTGGGGCCCCTCAG TCTCTCAGTGATGAAGACTCCTTCAAAAAAATCACATCGACTAAAGATGTTTTGCAAAAGATTCAGCAGCTCTTGAGCAGCCTGGTGGAAAG GATGAACAAAGACGGAAGGCAGCCTCTAACCTTCCGGCTCACCATCCGTAGATACTCGCCAACCAACAAGTGGTTCAGTCGCGAGAGCCGTCAGTGTCCGATCCCCAACCACATTGGCCAGAAGATCCCCTCTG GAAGCAGAGATGATGCTGTGCTCCAGCTGGTCCCACTGGCCATGAAGCTTTTCCACAAGATGGTGGACAGCAACGCCCCCTTCCACCTCACCCTGATCAACGTGTGCTTCAGTAACCTGCAGACCAGGGGAGCAGCCGTCAGCGGGAAGGGTTCCATAACATCTTTCTTCTCACATGGCACTTCTCCGAGAAAAACACAGACCAGCTCGTCACAAAGTCAG AATGATTCCTCTCAGGCAGCGGACAGTCACTGCATGGATCCTCAATTCAGCATGCACAACATGGTTACACAACACACCTCACAAATGACAGTAACCACAGAAAGCCCTTCCAGCTTTGAGGCAGCATTACACGGATCCAGATGGAAACAAAgctctgttgttgctgttaaAGACACTCCACTTCAGACAGCATGCCGCGCAGCAAGGTCAGACTCTGACGAAACGAGCAACACCGTGACTCACCGATTGCCCCCGAATGTTGACCCAGAAGTGTTCGAGCTTCTCCCTAAGGAGATCCAGGTGGAGCTGTTGTCTCCTGCCTACGTAAACTCCTTTCCCAGCACTTCTACGAGCTCCTCAGCACCAGCCACAGTCCCTGATGTCCCCCACATCCAAAAAGCCCCATCACCAGAACCTTCACAGCCTTTTACAGAAAATATTGAAGGGGCCGTAGAAGAATTGGATCCTCCTTGCAGAGCGACCACAGTGAATAATCAGAGGCCTCTGGCCACAAGTGCATTTCCAGTAAAGGAAGAAGGGAGACTGTCATTCCTTGAGTCTTCTGACTGCAAATTCCCGGTAGATGTGGACCCTGAGGTCTTTTCTGAGCTTCCGC